The segment GGGCGCTGACGGAGTTGTCGACAAAGATTATGGTGGATCATTCGGTATCTCTCAAGCATGGGCTAGGTACTACATGACTCCCAAAATATCGATGAAGATGGGACGTCAAATTATCTCCTACGACAACCAAAGAATGTTCGGCGGTCTTGAGTGGGCGATGCAAGGTTTGAGACATGACGCCTTGCTCTTCATGTATGAAGACACCCTCGGTCTCAAGGTACATGTGGGTGCTGCATACAACCAAAACCCAGCGACGGGCAGTGAGCCAGTGAGATTGACCGGAACTTACTATCCTTCATTCACCGCAAATGGTCCCTACCACGCTACTGGCAACTACAAGCACATGGAATATGCCTACCTCAACAAGAAATTCAGTGCGGCAAGCGTCTCAGCCTACCTGATCAACGATGCAAGACAATATGGTTTGGACGATTCGGTAGCCAACAGACAAACTTATGGGTTGATGGGGATGAAAAAATTAGGTGACTTGGCTTTGAATGCAGAAGCATTCTACCAAGGAGGGAAAATTGCACTTAGTGATCTGAGCGCATACATGTTCTCTCTATCTGGAACGATGAAAACTTCCATCACACCCATCACCATCGGCTATGACTACCTATCTGGTCAAGATCCCAATAGCAGCAAAAACACAGTCTTTGCACCATTGTTTGGTACCAATCACGCATTCTATGGTTTCATGGATTACTTCTATGTAGGCAATGGACACAAAGGAGGTCTGCAAGACATCTATTTGAAAACTAGTTTCAAAATAGGAAAGGGATCGCTGCTAGGACATGTCCATTACTTCTTGACTGCCTCTGAAGTACTAGACGGTGCTGGGTCGGACATCGACAATGGACTAGGCACGGAAGTAGACTTGGTCTATGTCAGAAAACTAGGTACCTCTGGCACGTTCAAATTGGGCTACTCACAAATGTTTGCTACAGACTCAATGGA is part of the Reichenbachiella agarivorans genome and harbors:
- a CDS encoding alginate export family protein encodes the protein MKTLYLVFVALLLGCFGAQAQFTLSGEVNARSEYRNGFKTPILESQDPAFFVEQRVRLYANYKMEDLEVQVDLQDIRMWGADGVVDKDYGGSFGISQAWARYYMTPKISMKMGRQIISYDNQRMFGGLEWAMQGLRHDALLFMYEDTLGLKVHVGAAYNQNPATGSEPVRLTGTYYPSFTANGPYHATGNYKHMEYAYLNKKFSAASVSAYLINDARQYGLDDSVANRQTYGLMGMKKLGDLALNAEAFYQGGKIALSDLSAYMFSLSGTMKTSITPITIGYDYLSGQDPNSSKNTVFAPLFGTNHAFYGFMDYFYVGNGHKGGLQDIYLKTSFKIGKGSLLGHVHYFLTASEVLDGAGSDIDNGLGTEVDLVYVRKLGTSGTFKLGYSQMFATDSMDAIKNIATGSSSVNNWAWAQLIFTPKFL